In Synergistes jonesii, the genomic stretch TCGCCCTGCACCGCCGAAGCGTGCATCGACATGCTGAAGCATTATAATATTGAAATAGCCGGTAGGCGCGCTGTAGTCGTGGGACGAAGCTTCGTCGTCGGCAAGCCGGCCGCGATGATGCTCCTGCGCGAGAACGCGACGGTGACGATATGCCACACTAAGACGAAGGAGCTCGCCGCGCTCTGCCGCGAGGCGGAGATACTCGTCGTCGCGACCGGGCACGCGAAGCTGATAACGGAGGGCTTCTTTTCTCCGAGGCAGACGATAATCGACGTCGGCATCAACGTCGACGAAGAGGGAAAGCTCTGCGGCGACGTCGACAGGGAAAAGGCCGAAGGCATAGTAAGCGCGATAGCGCCGGTGCCGGGCGGCATAGGGCGCGTTACTACCGCGGTGCTCGCGAAACACGTAATCGAGGCCTGCAAGAGGAGCGCCTTAAAAGAAACGTGATTAAAAATCCTATCTGCATAATTTTACACGAAGGCCCGGGCTTTTGCGAGCCCGGGCCTTGCTTTATCTGGAGCTTTTTAGAGGCGCCGATATCGGCTTGGCGCGGCGGCCCCGTAAATTTTAAAGCGTGCGCGGCGAAATTCTATTCGGCCGCGGCGTCTTTCTGCGCCGAGACAGGGTCGACCATTATGCCGACGCCCATCGTCGCCGCGATCGTTATGCTCTTGACGTATGTGCCCTTTACCGCTGCCGGGCGAGCTTTGAGTATCGCGCGGAGAAGGGCCTTGACGTTGCCGAGGAGGTTCTCGACGGGGAATGAGGCTTTTCCGACCGCGTTGTGCGTGATAGCGGTTTTGTCGACGCGAAACTCTACGCGGCCGGCTTTGATTTCTTTGACGGCGCCGGCAACATCGAATGTGACGGTATTCGTCTTGGCGCTCGGCATGAGGCCGCGCGGCCCGAGGACTTTGCCGAGACGTCCTGCCGCCTTCATGATATCCGGTGTGGCGATTACCGCATCAAAATCAAGTCTGCCGTTCTGGATCTCAGCTACCAAATCTTCGCCGCCGACGATGTCCGCGCCAGCATCCTGAGCTTCCTTCTGCTTCTCGCCGAGTGCAAGGACCGCTACCTTCTTCGTGTGGCCGGTGCCGAAGGGAAGGACTATTGTGCTGCGAACCTGCTGGTCTGCATGACGGGGATCAACGCCCAGACGAACATGGAGCTCGAGGCTTTCGTCGAATTTAGCCGTCGCGCATTCCTTCGCGAGGGCGATAGCCTCTGAGAGCGTATATTGCTTCGTGAGATCTACTTTTTCGAGTAACGCCTTATAACGCTTGCTTTTTTTTGACATTTATTTTTCCTCCTTGTGGTAATGGCGGATGCCCTGCGGGCTCCTCCCACTCCCGCCGGTCGGCGGGGACTAATCGAAATCAGCGGACTATTTCGATTCCCATCGAGCGCGCCGTGCCTTCGATCATCTTCATTGCCGTTTCGATGTCGTTGGCGTTGAGGTCGGGCATCTTGAGAGCTGCGATGTCCTGCACCTGTTTTTTCGTCAGCTTGCCGACCTTCTCCTTGTTCGGGACCGCCGAGCCCTTATCTTTGCCCGAAGCCTTTTTGATAAGTACGCTCGCCGGCGGCGTCTTCAGTACGAAGGTGAAGCTGCGGTCGGCGTAAACGGTGATGATGACCGGGATTATCATGCCGACCTGATCTGCCGTCTTGGCGTTGAACGCCTTGACGAACTCCATAATGTTGATTCCGCGCTGGCCGAGCGCCGGTCCTACTGGCGGCGCCGGCGTGGCCTTTCCTGCGGGGAGCTGAAGTTTAAGCTCCCCAACTACCTTCTTAGCCATTTCTAATGTTTCCTCCTTAGGTCAAGCCCCCCGCCGCAAGGCAAAGGGCGCTGCTTACTTTTCATGGTACGCGGGACGCGAGGCGATATGGCGCGCTAAACCCTTTCCAGGTCGCTGTAGTCCGCCTCCACGTCCGTTTCTCTGCCGAAGAAAGTGACCCTGACCTTTATCCTTGCCTTATCGGCGTCTATCGCTACGACGGGGCCGCTCTGCCCTTCGAAGGGGCCGGATTTCATCTGCACTATCTCTCCGACGTTGAAATCCACTTCCACCTTCGGCTTCGCTTCTTTGCAGAGCTTCCGCATGATGTCTTCGACTTCCTTCGGAGAAAGGGGGATCGGATGGTTTCCGGAGCCGACGAAGCCGGTCACTCCCGGCGTGTGGCGGACTGCATACCAGGAATCTTCTTCAAGTATCATCTCGACAAGGACATAGCATGGAAAGAGCTTTTTCTTGACATGCTTGGTTTTTCCGTCTTTCTTTTTCTCGGTGTCTTCTTCGGGCACGAGAACGCGGAAGATTTTATCCTCCATACGCATAGTCGCGATACGTTGGTCGAGGTTCGCCTTGACCTTTTTTTCGTACCCCGAATACGTCTGTACTATATACCAGCGGCGTTCTTGTGTGTTTCCAAATAAATCGCTCATGCTAAAAGAGGACGATAAGCCCTCTCCACCTCCAGGTTACCGTCGAGATACAGCCTGCTGCCAGTCATCCGCGCGCTACCCGATAATCCTCGAAAAGACTCCGGTCAGTATCAAATCTACCAGTCCGAGATAAGCCGCCGAAATCGCCGTGACCACTATGACTATTACGGTCGAGTACCACAGCTGCTGCTTTGTGGGCCACGTGACTTTCCTGAGTTCGGCTCTTGACTCTCGGATGTAGTCGAGGACTTTATCCATAACCCCGACCTCCTCATTCATCGACTTTTGTATAAAATAACTCTGCTGCCTCCAGGCCGTTTTTGAAGAAAAAAATGGCAGGCCTGGAAGGATTCGAACCCTCAACCCCCGCATTTGGAGTGCGGTGCTCTAACCAGTTCGAGCTACAGACCTGCAAGCAAGGGGTATTTTACACTATTTGCATTCTTTGTGCAAGGTTCGCTTATCACAGAATTTGCAGTATTTTTTCTTTTCCAGCTTTTTTGTCGCCTTTTTTTTGTTGACGAGCGTCACATAATTGCGGCGCTTGCACTCGGTGCACTGAAGACCGACGATATCAGCCATTGTTACTCACTCCAAACAAATCAAGTCAAGGGCGGCGGTCCTGCCGCCCGCATATCAGCCGGTTATTCGATGATCTGAGTGACGACGCCGGCTCCCACCGTGCGGCCGCCTTCTCGGACCGCGAAGCGAAGGCCTTCCTGCATCGCTATCGGCGCTATCAGCGTCACTTCGAATGTGCTGTTGTCTCCAGGCATTACCATCTCTACGCCTTCCGCAAGTTTGATCTCTCCCGTGATGTCTGTCGTGCGGAAGTAGAACTGCGGCTTGTAGCCGCTGAAGAACGGCGTATGGCGTCCGCCCTCTTCTTTCTTGAGCACGTATACTTCTCCTTTGAAGTGCGTGTGCGGATGGATGCTTCCCGGCTTCGCAAGTACCTGGCCGCGCTCGACGTCTTCTTTGCCTATGCCGCGCAAAAGGATGCCTACGTTGTCTCCCGCTTCCGCGTCGTCGAGGATTTTACGGAACATCTCAAGGCTCGTCGCAACTGTCTTGCGCGTGTCTTTTATTCCTACTATCTCTACTTCGTCTCCGGGCTTGATTATTCCTTTTTCTACTCTGCCCGTCACCACTGTGCCGCGACCAGTGATCGTGAAGACGTCTTCTATCGGCATCAGGAAGGGGAAGTTGACTTCGCGCTCCGGCGCCGGTATGTAGTCGTCGCACGCCTTCATCAGTTCCATTATCTTTTCCGTCCACTCGTTGTCTTCTTCCGATTCCAACGCTTTCAGCGCGCTGCCGCGGATTATCGGGATGTCGTCTCCAGGGAATTCGTATTTGTTCAATAGGTCCCTTATCTCCATCTCAACAAGGTCGAGAAGTTCCGGGTCGTCTACCATGTCGCATTTGTTCATGAATACTACCAGCGCCGGAACGTTGACCTGACGCGCCAAAAGTACGTGCTCGCGCGTCTGCGCCATCGGACCGTCCGTCGCCGCTACCAGCAGGATCGCTCCGTCCATCTGAGCCGCTCCCGTTATCATGTTTTTGATGTAGTCCGCGTGACCGGGGCAGTCGATGTGTGCGTAGTGGCGCTTCTCCGTCTCGTATTCGACGTGGGAGATGTTGATCGTTATGCCGCGCTCTCTCTCTTCCGGCGCCTTGTCTATCATTTCGAACGGCGTGAAGTCCGCCCCTCCATGACGCGCCAGCGTCTTCGTGATGGCCGCCGTCAGCGTCGTCTTGCCGTGGTCTATGTGACCTATCGTACCTATGTTCAGATGCGGCTTGCTGCGTACGTATTTCTCTTTTGCCATACTAAAAATCCTCCTTAGTATTTGGTTCTACGGTACTTATGCCCCTCCGGGGCTCGTATTCTTTTCTTTCGGCACATCAAAAAAGACCCGGGAAAAGAGCCGGATCTCTTTACAGATATGTAAAAGGATTATATCGTACAATTTTTTGAATTGCAATATTTCGCGACGATTCGTGACAAAAATTTTCGCGGGGCTATGCGAGCATGGCGCGACGACGCCCCGCGAGATCGCGAAATCTCGCCTTACGCCCGCGCCATAAAAAAGCCCCGTCCGCGCGGACCTTAGGCGCGCGGAAAACTCCGGCGGAAGACGCCCGCGCCCCGTTTTTTGCGGCTTGATTTTTACTTCGATGCGCTCTTCGCAAAAACATATATTTTGCTGTAGTATAGGAGCGATGAAAATCGAAAGAGGTGATAGGCGTGAAGCATTATGCCGAATACTATTTTGACGGCGTCGGCAGGCTGACGCTCGGGGAAGAGGATGGCAGCCTGACCGACCTGCACTTTGAAAAAAGCTCCGCGCGGGCGCGCGGAGAGTTCGCTATTAAGGAGACGGAGCTGCTCGCCGAAGCGCGCAGAGAGCTTGAAGAATATTTCCGCGGAGAGCGCAGGGCCTTCGATCTGCCGCTCGCGCCGCGAGGGACGCCGTTTCAGCTGCGCTGCTGGAGCGCGCTGCTCAGGATCCCTTACGGCGAGACGGCGGCTTACCGCGACATAGCGCTCGCTGTGGGGTCGCCGAAGGCTTTTCGCGCCGTGGGGATGGCGAACAACAGGAATCCTATCGCGATCATAATTCCCTGCCACAGAGTCGTAGGAGCGGACGGAAGTCTCGTCGGCTTCGGCGGCGGGCTCGAAGTAAAGGAATTTCTTCTCGGGCTCGAAGCGAAGTATCGCTGGGGTAGGCCTTAAAGCGCTTTCAACGCGGCGGCCGTAAAAGGCGCCAACTCTGAAACGCGCGGGATATTCAAAGCGTTTCCGCGCCGCGATAAAGCTTCGTAGCGAAGAGCGCCCGGCCTTCGCGACTTAATTTATTTTTCGTCAAACCGCCGCGTATAAAATGCCGCAAATACGCTAAATATAAATTCCGATATTATATAATATGGATGTAATCATCCTGTTTAAAGAAGAGGTATGCGATGCGGAAGTTTTGCCTGTGTTGCTTTCTTATATTGCTCCCGCTGCTGCTTATTCCATCGGCGGCGTTCCCAAATCATTTGTTCCTTTCCAGATACAGGCAGACTCTGCTGAATTTAGAGAGCGGTATGGGCGCGAACAACGCGGTCGACATATGCCAGACGGAGGACGGCTATATCTGGATAGCTTCGTACAGCGGACTGCTGCGATACGACGGCACGAGTTTCACACGCTTCAGCGACGGCACGAACGGCTATACTGCACAGAGCGCGAGGAGGCTCTTCATAGACAGATCGGGCAGGCTGTGGATCGGTACGAACGACAATGGGCTCTTCGTCATGGAAGGGAGCAGATTCCGTAGAATGACGGACTCCGCTCACGGCGCTTTCAACTCGGTGCGCGCGATCGCACAGGACCAAAAGGGCGATATCTACGTCGGGACCTCCGGCGGCATAGCCGTGGTCGTAAACGGCGGCCTCGAACGCGTCGCCCTCGGCGGGCACGACTCCGAATCGATTCTCGACATAGCCTGCGGCGCCGGGGGCTGCGTATGGGCGGCGACGCGCGGCGGCGACATACTGATACTTCGAGGCGGCAGGCTGAAAAAGGTCATCACGCCGAACGAGCTGGGCGGCTATAAGGCGCGCTGCCTTTTCTACCGCTCCCCGGGAAGGATGCTGGCAGGACTCTCCAGCGGCAACATCCTATCGATAAGGGATGAGGACGATCTCACCGATGCAAAATTCATCGCGACCCCGAAGTTCGAAAACGTCAACAGCCTCTACGAAGACGCCGAAGGCCGGCTGTGGGTCTGTTCCGACAGCGGCATCGCGTTCTTCGATAAAAATATGAGATTCAACCGCGTCAGCGGCGCTCTGTTGAGCGACTCGGTGGAAAATATTTTCCAGGATTACGAAGGACAGTTCTGGCTGGGGTCGTCGCGGCACGGGTTGCTCTATCTTTCGAAGAAAATTTTTATGGACGTAGGTTTCGCGCTGCTCATGCCGCGCAGCGTGGTCAACGCGGTGCTTCCCGTCGATGAAAAACTCTACATCGGCACCGACGACGGCCTCTTCATAGCCGACCCGAATTATAAGCTTGAAGAAAACCTTTTGACGGCCGCCCTCCGCGGAAAGCGCGTCAGAAACATCATGCGCGATTCCAACGGCAATATCTGGATAAGCACGAATTCGGAGCTCGGGCTCGTATGCCTTAAGAAAAGCGGCGGCACCGTCCGCCTCGGCAAGTACGCCGGCATGCCGAGCGAGAACGTGCGACTCACCGTGGAGCTGAAGAACGGAGACATCGCGGCCGGCACGAACGGCGGCGCCGCTATCATTCGCGGAGGGAATGTCGTGCGCAGCTACGGGGCGAAAGAGGGGCTCGCAAATCGGATGGTGCTGTCGATATGCGAGGACGCGAGGAACAATATCTACCTCGGCACGGACGGCGGAGGCATCTTCGTCATCGAGAACGACGTTATAAAGAGGAACATAACGAAGGGGAACGGCCTCGATTCGAACGTCATACTGCGAATGCTCTACGACGACGAAAACGGGGGCGTGTGGGTCAGCACCGGCAACAGAATCTACTTCCTCACGAAAGAGGGCTGGGTGCACAGCATCAACACGCCCGTGCCGATATCGAGCGGCGTGTACGATATAAAGTACTGCACCCACGGCAAGATAATGCTTATTTCCGACAGCGGCATCCACATCACAGACCGCGCCGAGCTGCTCAGCGGCGGCGCGACGAAGTGGAAATCCTTCGTCCGGCGCGACGGGCTCTCCGGCTCTGTAACGCCGAATTCGTGGAACAACTTCGACTCTCGCGGAAGATTTTACCTCTGCTGCACCGAAGGGCTTTATTCGATAAATCCCGACGCGGTCAGGATAAGCAACGCGCCTCCGAAGGTCGCGGTCAACAAGATAACGGTAGACGGCAAGGCCTATGAAAATCCGAAAACGCTCAGGCTCCCGAGCTCCGCGAAGAGGCTGACGATAGACCTGGCCGTGCTCAGCTACGCGAACCCGGATTACGACGTCGGAGAGTACATGCTCAAGGGCTTCGACGAAAATTCCAGCACGGCGGGAAGGCAAGAGCTGCGCAACGTCAGCTACACGAACCTCCCCGGCGGCAAATACACCTTCGTCTTCACCGCGAAGAACGCCGACGGCCTCGAATGCGACAAGCCCGTCAAGGTGGCGATCAGCAAACAGAAGACCCTATCCGAGGAGCCGCTCGCCATCCTCTACCTCCTTCTCCTGGGGCTCTTCCTCTTCTTCCTGCTCATGCAGCGCTTCTCCCGCGGGCGCTGGCGCGCGCTCAGGAGGCGCTACGACGAACTGCACGGCGCCACGGCCCAGGCCTTCACCGCCATAGCGGGCGCGGTAGACGCGAAAGACAGATATGCGCGCGGACACTCTTCGCGCGTCGCGGAGTATGCGGCCGCGCTCGGCAGGGCGCTCGGCCTCTCGGAGGAAGCCCTCGACAAGCTTTATTATGCGGCGCTGCTTCACGACGTAGGCAAGATGGGAATCCCGGACAGCATTTTGAACAAGCCGGGCAAACTTACGCCCGAAGAGTATAATGTGATGAAGTCGCATGCCGAAAGGGGCGGGATTATTTTGCGCGACGTCACTCTAATAGACGAAATCAAAAGCGGCGCGGCCTTTCATCACGAACGCTACGACGGCAAAGGCTACGGGCGCGGGCTAAAGGGAGAGGAGATTCCTTACGTGGCGCGCATCATATGCGTGGCGGACGCGCTCGACGCGATGGCTACGAAGCACGCCTACAGGGACGCTCAAGACCTTCCACACATTATATCCGAGATAGAAAGCAACGCCGGCTCCCAGTTCGACCCGGCGATAGCGGCCGTCGCGGCGAGACTGCTGAAGAGCGGAGAGCTGACGCTCTTCAGTGACTCCTATTCCGGCGAGCCCTCGCCCGGCGCCGTATAGCGGGATGGTGCTCGGCGCATGAACAAAATAGGCAGATGGCTCCTGTGGGCGGCGGCCGCGGCTTTTCTGCTCGGCCTGCTGCCGACGCTCAACGGCGCCTTTTCCGAATTTTTCACACTGACCGAGGAAGGCTTCGGCGTTACGCAGAGCTTCGTCCAGGCGGTGGAGAGCGTTACGGCCTTCGTCAGGAACTATATGTGGCACATGGTCATTTTATACGCCGTGGCCATCGCCTTCATCATATTCCTTGAAGGACAGAATCCGGACAGGACGATGCTGTGGCTTTTAGTGCTGATCTTCGTCCCCGTCTTCGGCGTCTTTCTCTATCTCTTGCTCGGACCGGACTTCCAGGGGCTGCGCAACAGGCGGCTATTCCGCGCGGCTAAGAAAAATTACGAGTTCGACCGTTCGCCTTTCAGAAAAGGAATCGAAAATCAAATCCTCATCGGACGCCTGCTGCACGCCTGCTGCGGCGCCGACCTGCTTCTGAAAAACAAAATCGACATCCTGATAAACGGCGAAGAGACCTTCCCCGCGATGGAAGCGGCGATCGCCGGCGCGGAAAAGTTCATACATGCGGAATTTTTCATATTCCGCGACGACGAGCTCGGCCGCCGCTTCGGAGACGCCCTTGCCGCCGCCGCGCGGCGCGGCGTTAAGGTGCGCCTGCTTTACGACGCGGTCGGAAGCTGGGGGCTCAAGGCGAAATTCGTCAAAGAGCTCGAAGCGGCCGGCGTCGAGTGCCGCTCTTTCATGCCGGTCTGCCTGCCGCTTTTTCACCGCCAGATGAACTTCCGCAACCACAGAAAAATCATCGTGATCGACAGGAAGGCCGCCTTCACCGGCGGGCTGAACGTCGGCGTGGAGTACGAGGGCAGAGGGCCTCTCGGCTTCTGGCGCGACACCTTTGTGCGCGTAGAGGGCGAAGCGGTGCCGGCGCTGCATAAGATATTCATCGACGACTGGTGCACGAGGGCGAAGAACGATCGTGGAAGGGTATGTGAGGACTCCGGCGAGACGAGGGGTGGCCTGCCGGCGACAGACGATTATTCCGCTCTGCCGACCTTGCCGATGCAGGTCGTCGAAAGCGGCGTGGACAGCGTATGGCGTGCGATAGCTAACGGCTACTACGGGATGATCTCGCGCGCGCAGAGCAGGGTCTGGGTGACGTCGCCCTACCTCGTGCCGGGGCCGGCTTTAATGAATGCGCTTACGACGGCCGCGCTCTCCGGCGTGGACGTGCGCGTGATGATTCCTTCGAAGAGGGACCACTTCCTCGTGTTCTGGGGAAGTAGGAGCAACATAGCCCCCCTGCTGCGCGCCGGCGCGCGCGTCTTCACCTATCAGAAGGGCTTCATCCACACGAAATCCGTCGTCGCGGACGGGCGCACTTCCTCCGTCGGCACCTGCAACATGGACGTACGGAGCCTCGAGATAAATTTTGAGACGCAGCTCTTCATCTACGACGCGGAAACGGCGCGGAAATTCGAGCTTCAGTTCGAGAAGGACATGGAGGATTGCCGCGAGCTTCGCGCCGATGAGTGGGAAAAGCGCCCCTTCTATCAGAAGCTGCTTGAATCCTTCGGGCGCCTCTATTCGGCTCAGATCTGAGATGGAAGACAGGGTATTCGAGCGGCGCTTTTCGGAACATCCGGCCTTCTGGGCCGCCTGCGTAACGGCGGTGACGCTCATCTACGTCTATATATTCGGCAAGCTGAACGAGGCGCGCCCGCAGCGCGACGCCGGCGCGATATGGCTTCTCCTGTGCTTTTCGATGACGGGGCTCTCGTACG encodes the following:
- a CDS encoding bifunctional 5,10-methylenetetrahydrofolate dehydrogenase/5,10-methenyltetrahydrofolate cyclohydrolase translates to MTRILKGKPVIDSLNTHLKSESEGLRSRGLVPVLAIVRVGENADDVTYERSAEKCCAAAGVEVKKYLFAADVREEEILSAVRAISVDKNIHGALILRPLPPHIDDRALCRALAPEKDVDGITEYSMAGVYSDKRVGFSPCTAEACIDMLKHYNIEIAGRRAVVVGRSFVVGKPAAMMLLRENATVTICHTKTKELAALCREAEILVVATGHAKLITEGFFSPRQTIIDVGINVDEEGKLCGDVDREKAEGIVSAIAPVPGGIGRVTTAVLAKHVIEACKRSALKET
- the rplA gene encoding 50S ribosomal protein L1, yielding MSKKSKRYKALLEKVDLTKQYTLSEAIALAKECATAKFDESLELHVRLGVDPRHADQQVRSTIVLPFGTGHTKKVAVLALGEKQKEAQDAGADIVGGEDLVAEIQNGRLDFDAVIATPDIMKAAGRLGKVLGPRGLMPSAKTNTVTFDVAGAVKEIKAGRVEFRVDKTAITHNAVGKASFPVENLLGNVKALLRAILKARPAAVKGTYVKSITIAATMGVGIMVDPVSAQKDAAAE
- the rplK gene encoding 50S ribosomal protein L11 is translated as MAKKVVGELKLQLPAGKATPAPPVGPALGQRGINIMEFVKAFNAKTADQVGMIIPVIITVYADRSFTFVLKTPPASVLIKKASGKDKGSAVPNKEKVGKLTKKQVQDIAALKMPDLNANDIETAMKMIEGTARSMGIEIVR
- the nusG gene encoding transcription termination/antitermination protein NusG, translating into MSDLFGNTQERRWYIVQTYSGYEKKVKANLDQRIATMRMEDKIFRVLVPEEDTEKKKDGKTKHVKKKLFPCYVLVEMILEEDSWYAVRHTPGVTGFVGSGNHPIPLSPKEVEDIMRKLCKEAKPKVEVDFNVGEIVQMKSGPFEGQSGPVVAIDADKARIKVRVTFFGRETDVEADYSDLERV
- the secE gene encoding preprotein translocase subunit SecE yields the protein MDKVLDYIRESRAELRKVTWPTKQQLWYSTVIVIVVTAISAAYLGLVDLILTGVFSRIIG
- the rpmG gene encoding 50S ribosomal protein L33, with amino-acid sequence MADIVGLQCTECKRRNYVTLVNKKKATKKLEKKKYCKFCDKRTLHKECK
- the tuf gene encoding elongation factor Tu, translating into MAKEKYVRSKPHLNIGTIGHIDHGKTTLTAAITKTLARHGGADFTPFEMIDKAPEERERGITINISHVEYETEKRHYAHIDCPGHADYIKNMITGAAQMDGAILLVAATDGPMAQTREHVLLARQVNVPALVVFMNKCDMVDDPELLDLVEMEIRDLLNKYEFPGDDIPIIRGSALKALESEEDNEWTEKIMELMKACDDYIPAPEREVNFPFLMPIEDVFTITGRGTVVTGRVEKGIIKPGDEVEIVGIKDTRKTVATSLEMFRKILDDAEAGDNVGILLRGIGKEDVERGQVLAKPGSIHPHTHFKGEVYVLKKEEGGRHTPFFSGYKPQFYFRTTDITGEIKLAEGVEMVMPGDNSTFEVTLIAPIAMQEGLRFAVREGGRTVGAGVVTQIIE
- a CDS encoding methylated-DNA--[protein]-cysteine S-methyltransferase — its product is MKHYAEYYFDGVGRLTLGEEDGSLTDLHFEKSSARARGEFAIKETELLAEARRELEEYFRGERRAFDLPLAPRGTPFQLRCWSALLRIPYGETAAYRDIALAVGSPKAFRAVGMANNRNPIAIIIPCHRVVGADGSLVGFGGGLEVKEFLLGLEAKYRWGRP
- a CDS encoding two-component regulator propeller domain-containing protein; this translates as MFLSRYRQTLLNLESGMGANNAVDICQTEDGYIWIASYSGLLRYDGTSFTRFSDGTNGYTAQSARRLFIDRSGRLWIGTNDNGLFVMEGSRFRRMTDSAHGAFNSVRAIAQDQKGDIYVGTSGGIAVVVNGGLERVALGGHDSESILDIACGAGGCVWAATRGGDILILRGGRLKKVITPNELGGYKARCLFYRSPGRMLAGLSSGNILSIRDEDDLTDAKFIATPKFENVNSLYEDAEGRLWVCSDSGIAFFDKNMRFNRVSGALLSDSVENIFQDYEGQFWLGSSRHGLLYLSKKIFMDVGFALLMPRSVVNAVLPVDEKLYIGTDDGLFIADPNYKLEENLLTAALRGKRVRNIMRDSNGNIWISTNSELGLVCLKKSGGTVRLGKYAGMPSENVRLTVELKNGDIAAGTNGGAAIIRGGNVVRSYGAKEGLANRMVLSICEDARNNIYLGTDGGGIFVIENDVIKRNITKGNGLDSNVILRMLYDDENGGVWVSTGNRIYFLTKEGWVHSINTPVPISSGVYDIKYCTHGKIMLISDSGIHITDRAELLSGGATKWKSFVRRDGLSGSVTPNSWNNFDSRGRFYLCCTEGLYSINPDAVRISNAPPKVAVNKITVDGKAYENPKTLRLPSSAKRLTIDLAVLSYANPDYDVGEYMLKGFDENSSTAGRQELRNVSYTNLPGGKYTFVFTAKNADGLECDKPVKVAISKQKTLSEEPLAILYLLLLGLFLFFLLMQRFSRGRWRALRRRYDELHGATAQAFTAIAGAVDAKDRYARGHSSRVAEYAAALGRALGLSEEALDKLYYAALLHDVGKMGIPDSILNKPGKLTPEEYNVMKSHAERGGIILRDVTLIDEIKSGAAFHHERYDGKGYGRGLKGEEIPYVARIICVADALDAMATKHAYRDAQDLPHIISEIESNAGSQFDPAIAAVAARLLKSGELTLFSDSYSGEPSPGAV
- the cls gene encoding cardiolipin synthase; the encoded protein is MNKIGRWLLWAAAAAFLLGLLPTLNGAFSEFFTLTEEGFGVTQSFVQAVESVTAFVRNYMWHMVILYAVAIAFIIFLEGQNPDRTMLWLLVLIFVPVFGVFLYLLLGPDFQGLRNRRLFRAAKKNYEFDRSPFRKGIENQILIGRLLHACCGADLLLKNKIDILINGEETFPAMEAAIAGAEKFIHAEFFIFRDDELGRRFGDALAAAARRGVKVRLLYDAVGSWGLKAKFVKELEAAGVECRSFMPVCLPLFHRQMNFRNHRKIIVIDRKAAFTGGLNVGVEYEGRGPLGFWRDTFVRVEGEAVPALHKIFIDDWCTRAKNDRGRVCEDSGETRGGLPATDDYSALPTLPMQVVESGVDSVWRAIANGYYGMISRAQSRVWVTSPYLVPGPALMNALTTAALSGVDVRVMIPSKRDHFLVFWGSRSNIAPLLRAGARVFTYQKGFIHTKSVVADGRTSSVGTCNMDVRSLEINFETQLFIYDAETARKFELQFEKDMEDCRELRADEWEKRPFYQKLLESFGRLYSAQI